DNA from Solanum stenotomum isolate F172 chromosome 3, ASM1918654v1, whole genome shotgun sequence:
GGTTATAACCGGAATGACCATCCAAAAACAATGCCAACCTCTCTCGGAGAATCgatcaagcatttgatccatgaaaGGCATGGGAAATTGATCCTTTTCAGTCCACAAATTTAACTTTCCgtaatccatgcatactctccatccGATCACCGATCTCATCGGTACAAGCTCCCCCTTTTCATTTGGGACTACTGTGATGACTCCCTTTTTTGGTACACATTGTACTTGACTTACCCATTTGCTATCCGCAATAGGGTAGATCACACTTTCCTCTAACCACTTTATTATCTCATTTTTCACCACCTCTTGTATCGGTAGGTTCAATCTCCACTGATGTTCAACACTTGGCTTACAATCACTATCAAGCTGAATTTTGTGAGTGCAACTACCGAGAGGAATGCCCACTATGTCAGTGATAGTCCAACCTATAACTTTGATATGCCTTCTCAACACCTCAAGAAGCAATTTTTTCTACCATTCAAGCAAGTCAGTTGCAATGATCACCGGTAAGGTTTTATTTGACCCCAAGAAAGCATAACGAAGATGTGAGGGAAGTACTTTCAACTCCTGATTTGGTGGTTCTTCTGTTGATGGTTTTGCGGGAGGactttctcaattttttagAACAATGTCCAACTTCAATGGAGTCTTTGAATACCCGCCAAGTCTGAAAGAGCAACTACTACCTCTTCATAGccttgaattttgaattcatcaCAGTTCGCAAGCATGACTTCAAGTGGCTCACTCATACACATCAAATGGTTCACACTAGCAACCACCTCATCAATAACATCAACAATGGAGACCATGTGAATATCACTTGGGTGTTTCATTGACTTACAAACATTAAAGGATACTTCATCTTTGTTCACCCGAAACTTCAATTCTTAgctttcaacatccaccaacGCTCTCCCGGTTGCCAAGaatggtcttcccaaaataatgggaaTTTCAGCATCTATTCCACAATcgagaatgacaaaatcagctaGGAATATGAATCGGTCAACCTTTACCAATATGTCATATAGCATTCCCATAGGATGTTTAATTGATTGGTCCGCCATCAAGAGTCTCATTGTTGTGGCTTTTAATTCCCCCAACCCAAGTTGTCTACAGATCGCATATGGCATTAGGTTGATGCTTGCTCCCAAATCGCGTAGGTCTTTAGCAAATTTGAGCATGCCAATGGTGAAAGGGATGGTGAACACTCCAGGATATTCTCTCTTTTTGATCAGCTCTTTAGTCATAATTGCACTACAACTATGGGAAGCTTCAATTGTTTCAAAATTGAAGTTCCTTTTCTTTGTGACTAACTCCTTCATAGACGTGGCATAACCCAACATTTCTAACAATGCTTCAACTAGAGGGAGATTAATTGATAGTGTCTTGAACACCGATAAAAACTTTTTGAACTTCTCATCCTCATTCTTCTACTTGAGACGTTGTGGAAATGGAGGCGATTGATGAGTCCAttaattggactcatttagggctatattttaaaagaaattgtgtccttagatacttattttattttaatatcggatgaaaacccttaagtttcaggtatttgaggtttgaaggaaagcatggataCTATGTCgcaaaaagaaatgaaaacgctgaaaagaatgaagaaatgaaggcctaaggatcaccgagtccacttggcgagtcgctgaatggtcttacttcaccttttgttccagtgtgctgaaccctgaaggaaaggatcaagtcagcggaaaaagggagcagttgGCGCATCACCGAGAAGTTCTGCAAAacagtaccatgtcgcccaatgacccagaatACGATGATGCTGAAGACTTTGTGCAAGACGTccatgaactacaccaaaggatgaatcaccgagttgatcgacgattccgactaacgacgccgaatgatccgctgtagtacaaatttgtgaaaactataaatactagttagagttgtagttttaggagtcgaacaattattataattttcatatagaatagaactttttgatatttttgctctaagtttgaaagggttttgaagacttgaaaatCCAAAGGGTtgcatcttcaagatttggatttgggtctcttggattcttcaattttggcctgtatcaagacttaaatttttataCTCAGTTGAATACGAGCTCAATGTGGTATatatttctatctcttatacatgtgtggctaaaaacccaattcttggggtgtgatttagcgaatatcggttaagataattgttgggtcttgcttgctgatagtttgaTTGTACTTtgattgtgatttcgtttagtagttgtggatgaattttatgaatttgcagttgcaaatacaagtttatttatgtgtttttagcttgctcgagagagaggttgtaaaactaaaactattaaattgatggccggtgggagtgggtcAATAtaaggttcagctcgagagagtgaatcctagtatcattcccacacactcagctcgagagagtgaatgggttaaggcgtaggatggtcttcatgcggcaagtgggtgtccgagaggaacgcatttgaaacggggtaattACTCGAGAGAGAGCCTTtcccccttaaagtttagcctagtcacaattattctatgaatcttctagagaaagcatgtacccaataatctagcttaacccatattccagtcacatcccaaggatcccctctcatttcttagaaatccttgtttattttgctatttttaattatttgtgaCAAAATCCCCTATTGTTAATTTACACtcttgtgtcaccctttaatttacaatgtttttaatcgttaatgtctttagctacgactagttagaactaaatttttatttttctattaattctcaaaaccacttccttgggaatgatcccaacccttggttgggttactaaactattgtacaatcgtagacacttgcatcagaagttgtgtcGTGATTACGAAAACATCCAAATGGCGCCGCTGCGGGGGAATGGTgttattttagaattatttgattagtagaatttttgttcttaatATTTGTAGTCTACTTACTTAAATTTCAGTTTTGTATTGAGTGTTTGTATGTTTTAAGAAACATATGAGTGTGAACGACGAAAATAGCTGCCAAGCAGGCCATGCAGCAGGTTATGCTTTCCATCGagatgatattgatgatattaaTAGTATGTACAACCCTACCCAAGTGGGTGAGATGGGTGCAATTTTCATGTCACAAGCAGACGGAAGTGCGACATTTGAAGTTACTAGCACAACACTACATCCCATACATTCAAGAGGTTTATATGGAGGGTTAGAGCATGAAGATTTGTATGACCATATGTGAAGTTTAATAGAAGTGTGCACCCTTCTGTCACTCAAGAATCTATCGCAAGAGTTCATACGGCTTCGCTTATTTCCATTATCATTGACCGGGGGAGCCACTAAGTGGTTGGTCGAGCTTCCAAAGAACTCCATCAAGTCATGGGAGGAGCTAGTTACGGCTTTTCATGAAAGATTCTTCCCTCCATCAAAGATGATGTAACGAGAGACGAcattcaaaatttaatgaaaaggAGGGTGAACCAATTCACGAATCATGGAAGTGATACAACAGCACATGAAGGGGACGTATGTAGTATTTcgagttgaggagggttcttctTCCGGTTATTTAAGACATGGGGAGAATAGAGGTTGGAACTCCACAAGATAtgaggagggtttccacccacgcTATCAATAGCGAGgcggaaatcaaggttggaaccaTTATAGGAGTGAAAACCAAAGAGATATTGCCATGATTGGGCTGAGCAAGATGACCATAAGGAAGACCATACTCAATTGAGTGAAAgccataaataaaaatggagtgcAAGTAGTCCTCAGGCGAATGATCTATTGTCACACATACTTGATAAAGTTGAGGGCTCTAAGGATTTGCTATAAGGAATGAGAGATAACTTTTCATCATTTAATAGTAAAGTGAATTCTCATGTTGATGCCATCAAAACGCTAGAAGGTCAATTGAGTCTATTATCAGCTCAATTAACATCCAGTACACTGAAGGAAGATAATGGAAGAGGGCTGGCTGTAGTTACCCATAGTGGAAAGATGGTAAAAGGGAATGTGATGGAGGATGAGGACCCTCGAATGAAGGAAGATAGCCAGGGTATAGAGGAATTAGAATTGCCTATTCCAATAAACCTTGCCAAAGAACCACAAGTGGATGCAGAGCAACATGTTCAAGTTCCAAAAGTCATGCACCCTTTACCCAAAATACCTCCACCATTTCCTCAAcgtttgaaaaagaagaatgtagatgagaagttcaaaaaattcttttcaGTATTCAAGAACTTATCAATTAATCTTCCTCTGGtggaagcattgttggaaatgcCGGGATAcgccaaattcatgaaagagttGGTTACAAAGAAGAGGAGCTTGGACTATGAAACGATTGAGGTACCCCATAGTTGCAGTGCAATTATGACAAATGAGTCAATCACTAAGAGAGAAAATCCTGGGCATTCACAATCCCGTGCATAATTAGCATGCTCCAATTCTCAAAAACTTTGTACGATTTAGGAGCAAGCATTAACTTGATGCCTTATGCAATATACAAACAACTTGGTTTGGGTGAACCAAAGGCCACCACGATGAGATTCCTTATGGATGATCGATCAATCAAACACCCAGTGGGGATACACTATGAGATATTGGTAAAAGTAGATCGATTCATCTTTCCTACTGATTTTGTGATTCTAGATTGTGAGATCGATGTTGAAAtcccattattttgggaaggTCATTCTTAGCTACCGGGAGAGCATTGGTGGATGTcgaaagaagaaaattgaagttCTGTGAGAACGATGATGAGCTGATCTTCAATATCTGTAAATCCATGAAGAAAACCGAGTAATATCCATGTGGTGTCTGCTGAGGATTTTATAGATGAGGCAGTGGCAATTGTGAGTCATTTAATGTGCAAGAATGTACCCCTTGAATCTATACTTGCTAATTATGATGAATCCAAAGTTCAAGGCTATGAGGAAGTGGTAGCTGCCTTATCAGGGTTAGGATTATATTCAAGGAATCCAATCAAGTTGGATATCgacatgaaaaatagaaaaagtccTCCTGCAAAGCAATCAACAGAAGAACCACCGAATCTGGAGTTAAAAGCCCTACCCTCTCATCTCAAATATGCCTTCTTAGTAGCCAATAATACTTTACCAGTGATTATCAGAGCtgattttcttgaaaggaaGGTGAAATTGCTCATTTAAGTACTGCGGAAGCATATAAAAGTTATTGGATGGACAATAGTCGATACAGTAGGAATTTCTTCTGGCATTTGTACTCACAAGATTTGGCTCGACAGAGAATGTAAACCTAGTGTGGAGCATCAACGGAGATTGAACCCtccaatgcaagaggtggtgaaaaaggagatcatcaagtggctagaTACGGGAGTGATCTACCCTATTGCAgatagtaagtgggtaagtcTGGTGCAATGTGTACCAAAAAAAGGAGGTATAACAATAGTCCCAAACGCAAAAGGAGAACTTGTGCTGAGAAGACCAGTGACTAGGTGGAGAATATGCATGCACTATCGAAAGCTTAACTCATGGACTGAGAAAGACCATTTTCCAATGCCTTTTATGGACCAGATGCTTGACCGATTATCAAAAAGAGGGTGGTATTGTATTTTTGATGGGTACTCCTgttacaatcaaatctctattgcACCGGAAGACCAAGAAAACAACACTTTCACTTGCCCTTATCGAACATTTGCATTCAAAAGAATGCCATTCAGACTATGTAATGCCCCAGCCACATTTCAACATTCCATGTTGTCTATCTTTACGGATATGGTCGAAGACTCTATGAAAGTATTTATGGATGACTTTTCAGCCGTAGGGGATACGTTTGAAGAATGCTTAACACACTTAGGGCAAGTTCTTCAAAGATATGTGGAAATGAACCTGGTCCTAAATtaggagaaatgtcatttcatggtgaaGGAAGGTATTGTTCTAGGACACAAGGTGTTGCAACAAGGGCTATAAGTTTATAAGGCAAAAAATGAGGTAATTGAGAAACTACCCCCGTCAATTTCAGTAAAGGGTATTCACAGCTTCTTGGGGCATGTAGGTTTCTACCGAAGGTTAATTAAAgatttctcaaagattgcacaCCCCCACTATGCAAACTCCTAAAGAAGGAAgtgaagttttattttaatgatgCTTGTATGACTACATTTAATTGTgtgaaagaaaaattagtatCCACCCTGATTATCGTCAGTCCTGATTTGTCTGAATCTTTCAACGTAATATGTGATGCTACTGGTTACTCACACTTTATTGTTCGGGCAAAATCTCAACAAACTATTTCACCCAATTTATTACGCAAGCCAAACACTGAATAGTGCCCAGCGAAATTATACGGTCACTGAGAAAGAGTTGCTCGCAGTGGTGTACGCATTTGAAAAGTTTCGGGTATACTTTTCAAACTCCAAAGTAATAGTACACACTGATCATGCTGCACTTCACTACTTGATGGCGAATAAAGATGAAAAACCAagattgataaggtgggtgctaCTATTACAAGAGTCAATTTTGAGGTAAAAGATCAAAAAGGCTGCAAAAATCAACTGGCCAACCACTTATCGAGgttggaaagaaaggaagatgTCGAGCCTGAGGTTGACATAGACGACTCTTTCCCTGACGAACAGGTGTTTGCTATATCTCTCAAACCTACACCATGGTATACATATTTTGCAAATGACGTTTTGAGTGTATTGATGTCGGATGAGCTGACCTTTTACCAATAAAAGAGATTCATGTTCGACGTTAAAAAGTACTTTGGGATGACCCGTACTTGTTTTGATAATGTGCTGACCATGTTATAAGGAGGTGTGTTCTGGAAGAAGAAGCGGTAGAAATTCTCCATGCTTGCCATGCATCTCCAGTCATAGTGGTATTCACACTGCCGCTAAAGTTCTCCAAAGTGCTTATTACTGGCCGTCCCTACACAAGGATGCACATGACTTTGCAAAGAAATTCTCTCAATGTCAGCAGCAAGGCAGAGTGTCTAGAAGGCGCGAGTTGCCTCTCACTCCTATTTTGGAAGTCTAGCTATTCGATGTATGGGGgattgatttcatgggcccatttatGAGCTCATtaggaaataaatatatatcgGTTGTTGTAGATTATTTttccaaatgggtggaagcaatcACACTTCAAAACAACGAAGGAAAAAGTGTTGTCCAATTTCTGAAATGCTACATCTTCGCAAGATTTGGCACTCCTAGGGCAATATTTAGTGATGGGGGGTCCCACTTTTGCAATAGGTGGTTTTCAATGGCACTGGGCAAATATGGGGTGAAACACAAGGCAGCAACCCCATATGATCCCCAAACAAGTGGCCAAGTCAAAGTGTCAAATAGGGAAATCAAAAGCATCCTGGCAAAGACGGTAAATGCCAACATAACAGATTGGTCTAGGAAACTCGATGATGCACTATGGAAATATCAGACCGCTTACAAAACACCTATCGATATGTCTCCATATCAGTTGGTTTATGGTAAAGCTTGTCATTTTCCCGTCGAGTTAGAACACAGAGCGTTGTGGGCATTGAAAGCGTTAAATTTGGACTGGTCAAAAACTTCTAAGGGAGAGGGTAGAACAATTGAACGAACTGGATGAATTTAGACTCAGatcatatgaaagttcagccgtctacaaagaaaagatgaagaaatggcatgatGCTGATGTTTGAGTAATTaagacacaacttctgatgcaagtgtctacgatcgtacaatagtttagtaacccaaccaagggttgggatcattcccaagagagtggttttgagaattaatagaaaaataaaatttagttctaactagtcgtagctaaagacatgaatgattaaaaatattgtaaattaaagagatacacaagagtgtcaattaacgaTGGGGGGTTTTTGTCACTAATaagtaaaaacaataaaataaacaagggtttcaaagtaatgagaggggatccttgggatgtgatgggaatacgggttaagctagattattgggtacatgctttcgatagaagatttatagaataattgtgactaggttaaactttaagggggatcaactctctctcaagcaacttaccccgtttcaaatgaatttctctcggacacccacttgatgtatgaagaccagcctacgccttaacccactcactctctcgagctgagtgtgtggacataggactagggttcactctctccagctgaacctcatgtcgacccactcacactggccatcaatctagtggtcttagttttacgacctctctctcgatcAATCCgaatacacataaataaacttgtatttgcaactacaaattcattaaattcatccataaccactaaacaaaatcacatttaaactacaaataaaatatcaggAAGCGAGACCCAATAATTATCTTAACCGATATTCACTAAATCAAactccaagaattggggtttttagcaatacatgtataagagatagaaatttataccaaattgagcttgcattcaactgggtatgaagatttaagtcttgatacaccccaaaattgaagaatccaagagacccaaatccaaatcttgaagatgaaaccctttggaacttcaagtcttcaaaaccctctcaaacttagagcaaaaatatcaaaaagtactattctgtatgaaaattataataattgttcgacatTTAAagctacaactctaactagtatatatagttttcATAGATTTGTGCTACAACTCGGCGATTCGtcttttggtgtagttcattgTCGTCTTGCACTATCCTTCAGCATCGCCGTGCTCTAGTTCATTGGGCAACATGGTACTATTTCGTGGAACATCTCTGCGATAAGCTGACTGTTCCCTTTTTCCATCAAcatgatcctttccttcagggtttagcacactggaacaaaaggaaaagttagacccttcggcgacttgCCAAGTGGAATCAgcaatcctcaggccttcatttcttcattcttttcagccttttcgtttCTTTTTgtgacgtagtgtccatgctttccttcaaacttcaaatacctgaaacttaagggttttcatcaaatattgagataaaataagcatttgaggacaaaatttctattaaaatatagccttaaatgagtctaatttgtggactcatcaacacccccaacttaaacttttgcttgtccttaagcaaactcaagtttagccgttcaaaaagggtgtctcgaacagtgttgcataagactcaatcatgaatgcacacaacaagactcaatttacttatgcaaagatcaaatgtgtactcaaagattcaagttgtgaaacaccattaccaaagatcttcaagctcgcaatacttgcttcaaatacgagttcaagctcaacaaaagcctTTGAATACCctcacacaaatgatgattccattttcacacgcaaaggtataataaatttaaagttCAGGAATCATTTACagcgctcacactcacaaagaggaacacaatgcatactttcacccataggtttgcccatatttttcaatcaacaGTTGTTTCGACTTTCTCAAGACCACAAAGGTCTta
Protein-coding regions in this window:
- the LOC125858966 gene encoding uncharacterized protein LOC125858966; translation: MLGYATSMKELVTKKRNFNFETIEASHSCSAIMTKELIKKREYPGVFTIPFTIGMLKFAKDLRDLGASINLMPYAICRQLGLGELKATTMRLLMADQSIKHPMGMLYDILVKVDRFIFLADFVILDCGIDAEIPIILGRPFLATGRALVDVES
- the LOC125858967 gene encoding uncharacterized protein LOC125858967, whose product is MALGKYGVKHKAATPYDPQTSGQVKVSNREIKSILAKTVNANITDWSRKLDDALWKYQTAYKTPIDMSPYQLVYGKACHFPVELEHRALWALKALNLDWSKTSKGEGRTIERTG